Proteins from a genomic interval of Amycolatopsis sp. cg13:
- a CDS encoding BTAD domain-containing putative transcriptional regulator — translation MAVVPLRVTLLGAVQVSRGDAVLPVSGARLQALTARLALAGGRPVEPSVLVDAIWAEDPPADPAHALQALVSRLRRTLGSADVVAQVAGGYRLAVEPADVDVLRFEHLIVAGRDHSRAGERLAAADVLGEAVALWGDRTEPAAVAAVSVAAATRLATLAVEAVADLADVELSLGRVETAAARLTGLLAEHPVHERAAALLMDALAAQGRQADALARYEQIREALAETLGTDPGTALRERHLRLLRDPVPAAASDGNLPAALTSFVGRDEDLARIAELLATSRLITVLGPGGAGKTRLALEAARRHEYAGGAWLIDLASVSEPAEIGAAVLSGIGLRGGALFEARTGTELDVLADQLGGRKRLLLMDNCEHLVDAVAHLVAALLSRCAGLRVLATSREPLAVDGEALVPLGPLALPEPGADVEGARQSAAVRLFTERAAAVRPGFVVDEANLADVTTVVRGLDGLPLALELAAARLRTLALPDLVAGLSDRFRLLATGSRTAFPRHRTLRAVIAWSWELLGPDERTVAERVSVLPGGVVRDSAAAVCADAVPPADIPDLLAGLVDRSLLRLVPDTGRYRMLETIREYGLESLAVQDNVRDRAAEYFAGLVADCEPLLRGPQQLAALKVFHAEYDNVLAALRHLCDTGDADRAIGLAVNLTWYWQMLGRHADAIYWLSEAVSTPGAQPSVARAVAEQVLLLNRFAAQAPPADWREQLRALADQPELPSFGGALVALRLATLPETNAPPETVQRFIDGPDEWLSGLAHLYRAQFAENAGHFDQVRGDVAAALEIFGRAGDRWGLATALPLRALLRQYDGDLDGGLADLDEARALAREFGSLSRSDEIFLDLRAIDLHVRRGETARAGELIAAARERVESPELAILTDALEASLWVRIGDLDRARERIESAQAGLSEHLPFGGGHEQALISVAHGALCLETGDGPGAEAALSRAYLAAVDSADMPILASVAVTVAGVAALYGRYREAAALLGAAARLRGVHDRTDVQVRALSARGRAELGDEGFAAAYEKGWRLTAPAAQLSTDPAWLRQVGP, via the coding sequence GTGGCTGTTGTCCCGCTTCGCGTGACGTTGCTTGGCGCCGTGCAGGTGTCGCGCGGCGATGCCGTCCTGCCCGTTTCCGGCGCGCGGCTGCAGGCACTGACGGCGCGGCTGGCGCTCGCGGGCGGCCGCCCGGTCGAGCCCAGCGTTCTGGTCGACGCGATCTGGGCCGAGGACCCGCCCGCCGACCCCGCGCACGCCCTGCAGGCGCTCGTGTCGCGGCTGCGCCGGACGCTCGGTTCGGCGGACGTCGTCGCGCAGGTCGCGGGCGGCTACCGGCTGGCCGTGGAACCGGCCGACGTGGACGTGCTGCGGTTCGAGCACCTCATCGTTGCAGGCCGGGACCACTCGCGAGCAGGAGAGCGGTTAGCCGCCGCGGACGTGCTCGGCGAGGCCGTGGCGTTGTGGGGCGACCGGACCGAGCCCGCAGCGGTCGCCGCGGTGTCGGTGGCCGCCGCGACCCGCTTGGCCACCCTCGCCGTCGAGGCAGTGGCCGATCTCGCCGACGTCGAGCTGTCGCTGGGCCGCGTCGAGACGGCTGCCGCCCGGCTGACCGGCCTGCTCGCGGAACACCCGGTCCACGAACGGGCGGCCGCGCTGCTCATGGACGCGCTGGCCGCCCAAGGCCGCCAAGCCGACGCGCTCGCCCGCTATGAACAGATTCGCGAGGCACTGGCCGAGACCCTCGGCACTGACCCGGGCACCGCCCTGCGTGAGCGGCATCTGCGCCTGCTGCGCGACCCGGTCCCCGCGGCTGCCTCGGACGGCAACCTTCCCGCCGCGCTGACCAGCTTCGTCGGACGGGACGAAGACCTCGCCCGGATCGCCGAGCTGCTCGCGACCAGCCGGCTGATCACCGTGCTCGGCCCCGGCGGCGCCGGCAAGACCCGGCTCGCGCTGGAGGCCGCCCGCCGGCACGAATACGCCGGGGGCGCTTGGCTGATCGACCTCGCTTCGGTCTCCGAACCGGCCGAAATCGGTGCGGCCGTGCTGTCCGGGATCGGGCTGCGCGGCGGTGCCCTGTTCGAAGCGCGGACCGGGACTGAGCTAGACGTGCTCGCGGATCAGCTCGGCGGCCGGAAACGCTTGCTGCTCATGGATAATTGCGAGCACCTGGTCGACGCCGTGGCCCATCTGGTCGCGGCGCTGCTGTCCCGGTGCGCCGGGCTGCGGGTGCTGGCCACCAGCCGCGAACCGCTCGCGGTCGACGGAGAAGCGCTGGTGCCGCTCGGCCCGCTCGCCCTGCCCGAGCCGGGCGCGGACGTCGAAGGGGCCCGGCAAAGCGCGGCGGTACGCCTGTTCACCGAGCGGGCCGCGGCCGTGCGTCCTGGTTTCGTGGTGGACGAAGCGAATCTCGCCGACGTCACGACCGTGGTCCGCGGCTTGGACGGCTTGCCGCTGGCGCTGGAACTGGCCGCGGCGCGCCTGCGCACGCTCGCTCTGCCCGACCTGGTGGCCGGCCTGTCCGACCGGTTCCGGCTGCTCGCCACCGGCAGCCGGACCGCCTTCCCCCGGCACCGCACGCTGCGCGCGGTCATCGCGTGGAGCTGGGAACTGCTCGGTCCGGACGAGCGGACGGTCGCGGAACGGGTCTCGGTCTTGCCCGGGGGAGTCGTCCGGGATTCGGCCGCCGCGGTCTGCGCGGACGCGGTGCCGCCTGCCGACATCCCGGACCTGCTCGCGGGCTTGGTCGACCGGTCGTTGCTGCGGCTCGTGCCCGACACCGGCCGGTACCGGATGCTGGAGACAATCCGCGAGTACGGGCTGGAAAGCCTTGCCGTGCAAGACAATGTGCGGGACCGCGCCGCGGAGTACTTCGCCGGTCTGGTCGCGGACTGCGAGCCGCTGCTGCGCGGCCCTCAGCAGTTGGCCGCGCTGAAGGTGTTCCACGCCGAGTACGACAATGTGCTCGCCGCCCTCCGCCACCTCTGCGACACCGGAGACGCCGACCGCGCGATCGGGCTCGCGGTGAACCTGACCTGGTACTGGCAGATGCTCGGCCGCCACGCCGACGCGATCTATTGGCTCAGCGAAGCGGTTTCGACACCCGGCGCGCAGCCGAGCGTGGCGCGCGCCGTCGCCGAGCAGGTGCTGCTGCTCAACCGGTTCGCCGCCCAGGCTCCGCCCGCCGACTGGCGCGAGCAGCTTCGAGCACTCGCCGACCAGCCGGAGCTGCCGTCCTTCGGCGGTGCGCTCGTCGCGCTGCGGCTGGCCACCCTCCCCGAAACGAACGCGCCGCCGGAGACCGTCCAGCGGTTCATTGACGGGCCGGACGAATGGCTGTCCGGTCTGGCGCACTTGTACCGGGCCCAGTTCGCCGAAAACGCAGGCCACTTCGACCAGGTCCGCGGCGACGTCGCGGCCGCGCTGGAGATCTTCGGCCGGGCCGGCGACCGGTGGGGCCTCGCCACCGCCTTGCCGCTGCGCGCGCTGCTGCGGCAGTACGACGGCGATCTCGACGGCGGGCTGGCCGATCTGGACGAGGCCAGGGCGCTGGCGCGCGAGTTCGGGTCGCTCAGCCGCAGCGACGAGATTTTCCTCGACCTGCGCGCGATCGACCTGCACGTCCGCCGCGGTGAGACCGCGCGGGCGGGCGAACTGATCGCTGCCGCCAGGGAGCGTGTGGAGTCTCCCGAGCTGGCGATCTTGACCGACGCGCTGGAAGCCAGCCTGTGGGTGCGGATCGGGGACCTGGACCGTGCTCGCGAACGGATCGAGTCGGCTCAGGCCGGATTGTCGGAACACCTGCCGTTCGGCGGGGGCCACGAGCAGGCGCTGATCTCGGTGGCGCATGGTGCGCTCTGTCTTGAGACTGGCGACGGGCCGGGAGCGGAAGCGGCGCTGAGCCGGGCGTATCTCGCCGCGGTCGACAGTGCGGATATGCCGATTCTGGCCAGCGTGGCGGTGACCGTGGCCGGGGTCGCGGCGTTGTACGGGCGTTACCGGGAGGCGGCCGCTCTGCTTGGCGCGGCGGCCCGGCTGCGTGGCGTGCACGACCGAACCGATGTGCAGGTCCGCGCGCTGAGCGCCCGCGGCCGCGCCGAGCTGGGCGACGAAGGTTTCGCCGCCGCGTACGAAAAAGGCTGGCGGCTGACCGCTCCGGCGGCCCAGCTCTCCACCGACCCAGCGTGGCTGCGGCAGGTCGGTCCGTGA
- a CDS encoding FAD-dependent monooxygenase codes for MHDAVIAGAGPVGLFLAGELALAGCSVLVLEKEPDPHSPWRTMPLGMRGLSGGSAEAFYRRGMLAPLLAESGLPPAEDEQVRPRWIGHFAGTSLDPADVDLAGLPYRLPSPALDGIMTSLDAVETVLAERAVKLGAEIRRGVSVSGLFQDDEHVVVQAGEDEYPARWLVGCDGGRSTVRRLAGFSFAGTEPELTGYVALATIADPEKLSPGFNLTPDGMYVSMPAPGHFGVMDFDGGTYDRSQPLTREHLQAVLRRVSGTDVTLDEVQLASSFTDRAKQTTEYRRGRVLLAGDAAHIHSPLGGQGLNLGIGDAMNLGWKLAATVRGHAPDGLLDTYAAERHPVGAKVLDWSRAQVAVMRPDPYSRAIQAVVRDLMATRDGTTYVFARTSGLSLRYDLGDELVGHNAPDFRLADGTRLGELLQDGRGVALDFTADDRLRDAAARYRVQYQAIPARDDLGYDAVLVRPDGIVAWASGHGSFEDALSRWF; via the coding sequence ATGCATGACGCAGTGATCGCGGGAGCCGGGCCGGTCGGCCTGTTCCTCGCCGGCGAACTGGCTCTCGCGGGCTGTTCGGTGCTGGTGCTGGAGAAGGAGCCGGACCCGCATTCCCCGTGGCGGACGATGCCGCTCGGGATGCGGGGGCTGTCGGGCGGGTCGGCCGAGGCGTTCTATCGCCGGGGAATGCTGGCCCCGCTGCTGGCCGAATCCGGGCTGCCGCCCGCCGAGGACGAGCAGGTGCGCCCGCGCTGGATCGGTCATTTCGCCGGTACCTCGCTCGACCCGGCCGACGTCGACCTCGCCGGCCTGCCCTATCGGCTGCCCAGCCCGGCCTTGGACGGCATCATGACCAGCCTGGACGCGGTCGAAACGGTGCTGGCCGAACGGGCGGTCAAGCTCGGCGCCGAGATCCGGCGCGGCGTCTCGGTCTCCGGTCTCTTCCAGGACGACGAGCACGTGGTCGTCCAGGCTGGCGAGGACGAGTACCCGGCCCGCTGGCTCGTCGGCTGCGACGGCGGCCGCAGCACGGTGCGCCGGCTCGCGGGATTTTCCTTTGCCGGCACCGAGCCGGAGCTGACCGGGTACGTCGCGTTGGCGACCATCGCCGATCCCGAGAAGCTCAGCCCGGGCTTCAACCTGACCCCGGACGGCATGTACGTCTCGATGCCCGCGCCCGGCCACTTCGGCGTGATGGACTTCGATGGCGGCACGTACGACCGTTCCCAGCCGCTGACCCGCGAGCACCTGCAAGCGGTGCTGCGCCGCGTTTCCGGTACCGACGTGACGCTCGACGAGGTACAGCTCGCGTCCAGCTTCACCGACCGGGCCAAGCAGACGACCGAATACCGGCGCGGCCGCGTCCTGCTCGCCGGCGACGCCGCGCACATCCACTCGCCGCTCGGCGGGCAGGGCCTCAATCTCGGCATCGGCGACGCCATGAACCTGGGCTGGAAGCTCGCGGCGACGGTACGCGGGCACGCGCCGGACGGACTGCTCGACACCTACGCCGCCGAACGCCATCCGGTCGGCGCGAAGGTGCTCGACTGGTCCCGCGCCCAGGTGGCGGTCATGCGCCCGGATCCGTACTCCCGGGCGATCCAGGCCGTGGTGCGCGACCTGATGGCCACCCGCGACGGCACCACGTACGTCTTCGCCCGCACGTCTGGCCTGTCGCTCCGCTATGACCTCGGCGACGAACTGGTCGGCCACAACGCGCCGGACTTCCGTCTCGCCGACGGCACTCGCCTCGGCGAACTGCTGCAGGACGGCCGAGGCGTCGCCCTCGACTTCACCGCCGACGACCGACTGCGCGACGCGGCGGCGCGCTACCGAGTCCAGTACCAGGCCATCCCGGCGCGCGATGACCTCGGCTACGACGCCGTGCTCGTCCGGCCGGACGGAATCGTCGCCTGGGCAAGCGGCCACGGCTCGTTCGAAGACGCCCTTTCTCGCTGGTTCTGA
- a CDS encoding SGNH/GDSL hydrolase family protein, with translation MENHWIAAWGTAQQLAPAAEPGGGPEMPDEAPPAPALDTVSAQTVRMVARSTVGGSAVHVALSNSFGHAPVRIGAAFLDGVRLTFSDRAEVVLPTGAQIYSDPIEYAVSPQTDLTVSLYLPDEKVTPTVHEVGLRTAWLAPGDQTAEPDLLDAAEFQSYLWLTGIDVLAPHTAATVIAFGDSLVDGMETTPGTDAPWPSVLARRLAAEPGLPPRAVVNMGISGNRVLRETDGMGTSALARFDRDVLARPGARWLILFEGGNDLIFGSLPGMPDSERATADDLIDGYRLLLARARAHSPGLRVIGCTLPPIGSSPVFTPEFEEARQRVNRWIRDSGEFDAVTDLDAALRDPAHPTKTRAELVTADGVHPNDTGHAAIADAFDLELFRH, from the coding sequence ATGGAAAACCACTGGATCGCTGCTTGGGGAACCGCGCAGCAGCTGGCACCCGCGGCCGAGCCGGGCGGCGGGCCGGAGATGCCCGACGAGGCACCGCCGGCACCGGCTCTCGACACCGTGAGCGCGCAAACCGTCCGCATGGTGGCGCGTTCGACGGTCGGCGGATCGGCTGTGCACGTCGCCCTTTCGAACTCCTTCGGCCACGCGCCGGTCCGCATCGGCGCGGCCTTCCTCGACGGCGTGCGGCTGACCTTCAGCGACCGTGCCGAAGTGGTGCTGCCAACTGGCGCGCAGATTTACAGCGACCCGATCGAGTACGCCGTCTCCCCGCAGACGGACCTGACCGTCTCGCTGTATCTCCCGGACGAGAAGGTCACCCCGACGGTCCACGAGGTCGGGCTCCGCACCGCGTGGCTCGCCCCCGGCGACCAGACCGCCGAACCGGACCTGCTCGACGCCGCCGAGTTCCAGTCGTACCTGTGGCTCACCGGCATCGACGTGCTCGCGCCGCACACCGCGGCCACCGTCATCGCCTTCGGCGACTCTCTGGTGGACGGGATGGAGACCACGCCGGGCACCGACGCACCCTGGCCCTCGGTGCTCGCCCGCCGACTCGCCGCCGAGCCGGGTCTTCCGCCCCGCGCGGTGGTCAACATGGGCATCTCCGGCAACCGCGTCCTGCGCGAGACCGACGGCATGGGCACCAGCGCGCTGGCCCGCTTCGACCGCGACGTGCTGGCCCGCCCCGGTGCCCGCTGGCTCATCTTGTTCGAGGGCGGGAACGACCTGATTTTCGGCTCCTTGCCAGGAATGCCGGACAGCGAACGGGCCACCGCGGACGACCTCATCGACGGCTACCGCCTCCTCCTCGCCCGAGCCCGGGCGCATTCGCCCGGCCTGCGCGTGATCGGCTGCACGCTGCCGCCGATCGGCAGCTCCCCGGTCTTCACCCCGGAGTTCGAGGAAGCCCGCCAGCGGGTGAACCGCTGGATCCGCGACAGCGGCGAGTTCGACGCGGTCACCGACCTCGACGCAGCGCTGCGCGATCCCGCTCACCCGACGAAAACACGCGCCGAGTTGGTCACCGCCGACGGCGTCCACCCGAACGACACCGGACACGCCGCGATCGCCGACGCCTTCGACCTGGAACTGTTCCGGCACTAG
- a CDS encoding phosphatase PAP2 family protein → MRDRLKISPLALPMVLRTPSLVLAVLGLVALIALGVRFAGHSVPSAFDAPLLPGPDLIPDPWWYFATAIDFCGEPLGAVLILLLVIGGCLLTHRPRTAVLSVVGCSLTVGVTSVLKPLTGRTIHGSYLSFPSGHTAFATALALTGAYVLAGRLSRFAAVMWLLVLALVAGFLMAWAEVGLGAHYPTDTIGGFAAALAIVPVTAYWIDRIADRT, encoded by the coding sequence GTGCGCGACCGACTGAAGATCTCGCCCCTGGCGCTTCCGATGGTTCTGCGCACGCCGTCGCTGGTGCTGGCTGTGCTCGGGCTCGTGGCGTTGATCGCGCTGGGCGTCCGCTTCGCGGGACACTCGGTGCCGAGCGCGTTCGACGCCCCGCTCCTGCCCGGCCCGGACCTCATTCCCGACCCGTGGTGGTACTTCGCGACCGCGATCGACTTCTGCGGCGAACCCTTGGGCGCGGTACTGATCCTGCTCCTGGTCATCGGCGGCTGCCTGCTGACCCACCGCCCGCGTACGGCGGTGCTGTCCGTGGTCGGCTGCAGTCTCACGGTCGGGGTGACTTCGGTGCTGAAACCGCTGACCGGCCGGACGATCCACGGTAGCTACCTGTCGTTCCCCAGCGGCCACACCGCCTTCGCTACCGCCTTGGCGTTAACCGGCGCTTACGTCCTGGCCGGTCGCTTAAGCCGGTTCGCTGCGGTGATGTGGCTGCTGGTTCTCGCGTTGGTGGCTGGCTTCCTGATGGCGTGGGCCGAGGTCGGGTTGGGCGCGCACTACCCGACCGACACGATCGGCGGCTTCGCTGCGGCGCTGGCGATCGTGCCCGTCACCGCCTACTGGATCGACCGGATCGCCGATCGTACGTGA